In Acidobacteriota bacterium, a genomic segment contains:
- a CDS encoding DUF1552 domain-containing protein encodes MTMQRSLPRRTVLRGVGATLALPFLDAMVPAFARTAHAAAAPNRMVFVYVPNGIVMPEWTPETASPIAPLPVALPRVLEPMTPFRSDISVLSGLTHNGGRALGDGPGDHARAGASYLTGVHPRKTYGADIQAGVSADQIAAAHVGGETRFGSLELGCEPGLLGGNCDSGYSCAYSNSISWRTPSSPMPLEASPRAAFERLFGAEDVERDPAVRARQRRYDRSVLDVVLGDARRLSGTLGPTDRRKLDEYLFSVREIERRIASSERDADLAPPDLDRPASGLPGDFIQHVRLMFDLMTVALAADLTRVITLMYAIELSNRVYREIDISEAHHGLTHHRGDPVKIEKVTQINRFHVEQFAYFVEKLRTAADGDGSLLDHAMIVYGGGISDGNRHDHHDLPTLLAGRGGGRLTPGRHVTYPDETPMANLLLTMLHHMGVPAESIGDSTGAIAHLSEV; translated from the coding sequence ATGACCATGCAACGATCCCTTCCGCGACGGACCGTCCTCCGAGGCGTCGGCGCCACGCTGGCGCTGCCGTTCCTCGACGCCATGGTGCCGGCGTTCGCCCGCACCGCGCACGCCGCCGCGGCGCCGAATCGGATGGTCTTCGTCTACGTACCGAACGGCATCGTCATGCCGGAGTGGACCCCGGAAACCGCCAGTCCCATCGCTCCACTGCCCGTCGCGCTGCCCCGCGTGCTGGAGCCGATGACTCCCTTCCGGAGCGACATCTCGGTACTGAGCGGGCTTACGCACAATGGCGGCCGCGCGCTCGGCGACGGTCCCGGCGACCATGCACGCGCAGGGGCGAGCTATCTCACCGGCGTCCACCCGAGGAAGACCTACGGCGCCGACATCCAGGCGGGGGTCTCGGCCGACCAGATCGCGGCGGCGCACGTCGGCGGCGAGACGCGCTTCGGGTCTCTCGAGCTGGGCTGCGAGCCGGGTCTGCTCGGCGGCAATTGCGACAGCGGCTATAGCTGCGCCTACAGCAACAGCATCTCGTGGCGGACCCCCTCGTCGCCGATGCCGCTCGAAGCGAGCCCGCGGGCCGCCTTCGAGCGCCTGTTCGGCGCGGAGGACGTCGAACGGGACCCGGCGGTCCGCGCCCGGCAGCGGCGCTACGACCGCAGCGTGCTCGACGTCGTGCTGGGGGACGCCCGCCGCCTGAGCGGGACGCTGGGCCCGACCGATCGGCGCAAGCTGGACGAGTACCTGTTCTCGGTGCGCGAGATCGAGCGCCGCATCGCGAGCAGCGAACGGGACGCCGACCTGGCGCCTCCGGACCTCGACCGGCCCGCGTCCGGCCTCCCCGGCGACTTCATCCAGCACGTCCGCCTGATGTTCGACCTGATGACGGTCGCCCTCGCGGCGGACCTGACCCGTGTCATCACCCTGATGTATGCCATCGAGCTGAGCAACCGCGTCTATCGCGAGATCGACATCTCGGAGGCCCACCACGGCCTGACCCACCACCGCGGCGACCCGGTGAAGATCGAGAAGGTGACGCAGATCAACCGCTTCCACGTCGAACAGTTCGCCTACTTCGTCGAGAAGCTGCGCACCGCCGCGGACGGCGACGGGTCGCTGCTCGACCACGCGATGATCGTCTACGGCGGGGGCATCTCGGACGGCAACCGGCACGATCACCACGACCTGCCGACGCTGCTGGCCGGCCGCGGCGGCGGCCGCCTCACGCCCGGACGCCACGTCACCTACCCGGACGAGACGCCGATGGCCAACCTGCTGCTGACGATGCTGCACCACATGGGCGTGCCGGCCGAGTCGATCGGCGACAGCACCGGGGCCATCGCGCACCTGTCGGAGGTGTGA
- a CDS encoding DUF1592 domain-containing protein: MGAIMIRTMWETFRARLGLGSTRRRLGGACLLLALAATTVPGTAAAQAPEAASASPADALHAEAAPFFAEHCVVCHGNRLSTVNLNLERLAATLDPQAASRERDTAGAAVEPQIDTWTRVLGRLNAGQMPPPGRPRPADDAIARLSASIEAYLADAGYRRTADPGRVTARRLNRVEYDNTVRSLLGVHGSPADEFPIDDSGYGFDNIGDVLSVSPLLMEKYVAAAKRLSRVAIFGEPVPAEPTLLARYMGRRSHDAGNDLTGANILPYSMRGALYGSHLFPWDAEYELRFRAANYRYSRRQLIARGAIEAEEHDRRDRALEARMTAEERLARFIEDARQSQPPVPVVATLDGQVFREELIEGSNAFGYERGEFVTRVPVTAGVRDFRISYPHVADIDDPRDNVMDDGRRVLYVDYVDIVGPFNPSQAPPASYDRILVCRPRPGKHDEGCAREVVTNLARRAYRRPVTAADVDPLLGLVRQARAAGDSFEEGIRLALQAVLLSPNFLFRIERDPAAGEDVRALDDHELASRLSYFLWADMPDERLFRLADAGRLSDPAVLRAETLRMLADPKARTLVTDFAAQWLQLRALDRAKPDPARFPTVDDELRDAMRIETELFLQTIVREDRSVLDLLDAPFTFVNGPLARHYGIPGIDGEAFQRVALDGRQRSGLLSHASVLTVSSYPTRTSPVLRGKWVLENLLGAPPPEPPADVPALEADGAASGGATLREQMEAHRTNPSCAVCHNQIDPIGFGLEKYDAAGAWRTHEGDAPIDDTGVLPDGTTFRGPAELKQVLRDRADAFRRNLSEKLLTYALGRGLEHYDAEALAAIVDTARENGGRWSAFVTGVVESAPFRMRRAETRARRESAP; encoded by the coding sequence ATGGGTGCCATAATGATCCGCACCATGTGGGAGACTTTCCGCGCGCGCCTCGGTCTCGGTTCCACCCGTCGGCGGCTGGGCGGCGCTTGCCTGTTGCTCGCCCTGGCAGCGACGACGGTTCCGGGCACGGCCGCCGCACAGGCACCCGAAGCGGCGAGCGCATCCCCGGCCGACGCGCTGCACGCCGAAGCCGCGCCGTTCTTCGCCGAGCACTGCGTCGTCTGCCACGGCAACCGCTTGAGCACGGTGAACCTCAATCTGGAACGGCTCGCCGCTACGCTCGACCCGCAGGCGGCTTCCAGAGAGCGGGATACCGCCGGTGCCGCCGTCGAGCCGCAGATCGATACGTGGACCCGGGTGCTGGGAAGGCTGAATGCCGGGCAGATGCCGCCCCCGGGACGCCCCCGACCGGCTGACGACGCGATCGCACGCCTGAGCGCGTCCATCGAAGCGTACCTGGCCGACGCAGGCTACCGCAGGACGGCCGATCCGGGTCGCGTGACCGCGCGCCGGCTCAACCGGGTCGAGTACGACAACACGGTCCGCAGCCTGCTTGGCGTCCACGGCAGCCCGGCCGACGAGTTCCCGATCGACGATTCCGGCTACGGCTTCGACAACATCGGCGATGTGCTGTCGGTGTCGCCGCTGCTGATGGAGAAATACGTCGCGGCGGCGAAGCGGCTCTCGCGCGTCGCCATCTTCGGCGAGCCGGTGCCCGCCGAGCCGACCCTGCTCGCCCGCTACATGGGCAGGCGCTCGCACGACGCCGGCAACGACCTGACCGGCGCGAACATCCTGCCCTACTCGATGCGGGGCGCCCTGTACGGCTCGCACCTGTTTCCGTGGGACGCCGAGTACGAGCTTCGCTTCCGCGCCGCCAACTACCGTTACAGCCGGCGGCAGCTCATCGCCCGCGGAGCGATCGAGGCGGAGGAGCACGACCGGCGCGACCGGGCGCTCGAAGCACGCATGACCGCCGAGGAACGGCTGGCCCGCTTCATCGAAGACGCCCGGCAGAGCCAGCCGCCGGTGCCGGTGGTCGCGACGCTCGACGGGCAGGTGTTTCGCGAGGAGCTCATCGAGGGGAGCAACGCCTTCGGGTACGAGCGCGGGGAGTTCGTCACGCGCGTGCCGGTGACGGCCGGGGTGCGCGACTTCCGCATCTCCTATCCGCACGTCGCCGACATCGACGACCCGCGCGACAACGTGATGGACGACGGCCGGCGGGTCCTGTACGTCGATTACGTCGACATCGTCGGCCCCTTCAACCCGAGCCAGGCCCCGCCCGCGAGCTACGACCGCATCTTGGTCTGCCGGCCCCGGCCGGGTAAGCACGACGAGGGCTGCGCCCGCGAGGTGGTGACGAACCTGGCCCGCCGCGCGTACCGCCGGCCGGTGACCGCGGCCGACGTCGACCCGCTGCTCGGCCTGGTGCGGCAGGCACGGGCGGCGGGCGATTCGTTCGAGGAGGGTATCCGGCTCGCTCTGCAGGCAGTGCTGCTCTCCCCCAACTTCCTGTTCCGCATCGAGCGCGACCCGGCGGCCGGTGAGGACGTGCGAGCGCTCGACGACCACGAGCTGGCTTCGCGGCTGTCGTACTTCCTCTGGGCCGACATGCCGGACGAGCGGCTCTTCCGGCTCGCCGATGCGGGACGGCTCAGCGACCCGGCCGTGCTGCGGGCCGAGACGCTGCGCATGCTGGCGGACCCGAAGGCCCGCACGCTCGTCACCGACTTCGCGGCGCAGTGGCTGCAGTTGCGCGCGCTCGACCGCGCCAAGCCGGACCCGGCGCGGTTCCCGACCGTCGACGACGAGCTGCGCGACGCCATGCGCATCGAGACCGAGTTGTTTCTGCAGACAATCGTGCGCGAGGACCGCAGCGTGCTCGACCTGCTCGACGCGCCGTTCACTTTCGTCAATGGCCCGCTTGCCCGCCACTACGGAATACCCGGGATCGACGGCGAGGCTTTCCAGCGGGTCGCTCTCGACGGACGACAGCGTAGCGGCCTGCTGTCGCACGCGAGCGTCCTGACCGTCTCTTCCTATCCGACGCGCACGTCGCCGGTGTTACGAGGCAAGTGGGTGCTCGAGAACCTGCTCGGGGCGCCGCCGCCGGAGCCGCCCGCGGACGTCCCGGCGCTGGAAGCCGACGGCGCCGCCAGTGGCGGCGCTACGCTCCGAGAGCAGATGGAGGCGCATCGCACCAACCCGAGCTGCGCGGTGTGCCACAACCAGATCGATCCGATCGGCTTCGGCCTGGAGAAGTACGACGCGGCCGGCGCCTGGCGGACGCACGAGGGCGACGCTCCAATCGACGATACCGGCGTGCTGCCCGACGGTACGACGTTCCGCGGGCCGGCCGAGTTGAAGCAGGTGCTGCGCGACCGCGCGGACGCGTTTCGGCGCAACCTGAGCGAGAAGCTGCTGACCTACGCCCTCGGCCGCGGGCTGGAGCACTACGACGCCGAGGCGCTGGCGGCGATCGTCGACACGGCCCGCGAGAACGGCGGCCGCTGGTCGGCGTTCGTCACCGGCGTCGTCGAGAGCGCGCCGTTCCGCATGCGGCGCGCCGAGACGCGTGCACGCCGAGAGTCGGCGCCGTAG
- a CDS encoding sulfatase-like hydrolase/transferase, translating to MRRACVLLAALALTACGATTAPAPDALATAPSPPGTDPPPPNILWIVAEDHGPHHRSYGDAYAVTPNLDRLAAEGARFTRAFAVTPVCAPARSGIITGMYPTSIGSHHMRSTAVPPPHVKGFTERLRAAGYFTTNNAKTDYNFSPWLPTETRRAVREAPLGLWDQNGEHAHWRNRAPGQPFFSVFNLGASHEGQVRMPDDRFAERTAELTPAARHDPAAAPLPPYYPDVPEVRRDIARYYDLVTVMDAEAGEILAALEADGLAGDTVVFFYGDHGWGLPRGKRWVYDSGLRVPLLVRWPGRIEPGTVRGDLVSFIDFAPTLLSLAGVTVPAHMQGRVFLGADAAPEPEHLFFTRDRMDETYDRIRAVRDHRYKYIRNFAPELPYAQRIAYMDLMPTMQVWRRLAAADELVGPQRHFMAGTKPAEELYDTETDPHEVLNLAGEPAHTERLARMRAALDEWIATTGDLGAIPEIDLVRRLRPEGVYQTAAPPKADPPGGMFHYPPTVELTCPTEGATIEYTTEPGDAPRWRLYAGPFRMLDWELRFRCGRLGYFDSETVQYDFHIDYNWW from the coding sequence ATGCGAAGGGCCTGCGTCCTGCTGGCGGCGCTCGCGCTCACCGCCTGTGGCGCGACCACCGCACCGGCCCCGGATGCTCTGGCGACTGCCCCTTCGCCGCCCGGTACCGACCCGCCGCCGCCGAACATCCTCTGGATCGTCGCCGAGGACCACGGTCCCCATCACCGCAGCTACGGCGACGCCTACGCGGTCACGCCGAACCTGGACCGGCTGGCCGCCGAGGGCGCCCGCTTCACGCGCGCCTTCGCGGTGACCCCGGTCTGCGCCCCGGCGCGTTCGGGGATCATCACCGGCATGTACCCGACGTCGATCGGCTCGCATCACATGCGGTCCACCGCCGTGCCGCCGCCTCACGTCAAGGGCTTCACCGAACGGCTGCGCGCGGCCGGGTACTTCACGACCAACAACGCCAAGACCGACTACAACTTCTCGCCCTGGCTGCCGACCGAGACCCGCCGCGCGGTGCGCGAGGCGCCGCTCGGGCTTTGGGACCAGAACGGCGAGCACGCGCATTGGCGCAACCGGGCGCCCGGGCAGCCGTTCTTCTCGGTGTTCAACCTCGGCGCGTCGCACGAGGGCCAGGTCCGCATGCCGGACGACCGTTTCGCCGAGCGGACCGCGGAGTTGACGCCGGCGGCCCGCCACGATCCGGCCGCGGCGCCGTTGCCGCCGTACTACCCGGACGTCCCGGAGGTCCGCCGGGACATCGCGCGGTACTACGACCTGGTCACCGTGATGGACGCAGAGGCGGGCGAGATTCTCGCCGCGCTCGAGGCCGACGGGCTGGCCGGCGACACGGTGGTCTTCTTCTACGGCGACCACGGCTGGGGGCTGCCGCGCGGCAAGCGCTGGGTCTACGACTCCGGACTGCGCGTGCCGCTGCTGGTCCGGTGGCCGGGCCGCATCGAGCCGGGCACGGTGCGAGGCGACCTCGTCAGCTTCATCGACTTCGCCCCGACCCTGCTGTCGCTCGCCGGCGTTACGGTCCCGGCGCACATGCAGGGCCGCGTCTTCCTGGGCGCGGACGCGGCGCCCGAGCCCGAGCACCTGTTCTTCACCCGCGACCGGATGGACGAGACCTACGACCGCATCCGCGCGGTCCGCGACCACCGCTACAAGTACATCCGGAACTTCGCCCCCGAACTGCCCTATGCGCAGCGCATCGCCTACATGGACCTGATGCCGACGATGCAGGTCTGGCGGCGGCTGGCGGCGGCAGATGAGCTGGTGGGGCCGCAACGCCACTTCATGGCGGGGACGAAGCCGGCGGAAGAGCTCTACGACACCGAGACCGACCCGCACGAAGTGCTCAACCTGGCCGGCGAACCGGCTCACACGGAGCGGCTCGCCCGGATGCGCGCCGCGCTCGACGAGTGGATCGCGACGACCGGCGACCTGGGCGCGATTCCCGAGATCGACCTGGTGCGGCGCTTACGCCCCGAGGGCGTCTACCAGACGGCCGCCCCGCCGAAGGCGGATCCGCCCGGCGGCATGTTCCACTACCCGCCGACGGTGGAGCTGACCTGTCCGACCGAGGGCGCGACGATCGAGTACACCACCGAGCCGGGCGACGCGCCGCGCTGGAGACTCTACGCCGGCCCGTTCCGGATGCTCGACTGGGAGCTCCGGTTCCGCTGCGGCCGGCTCGGCTACTTCGACAGCGAGACCGTGCAGTACGATTTCCACATCGACTACAACTGGTGGTAG
- a CDS encoding efflux RND transporter periplasmic adaptor subunit encodes MPDRVNHRAGRGVFDSRNMPRHLAAFLLVAVGAASVLVYQRVMPAGEAGPGRPGGGAPGGFRPGGGRGAFGARPMRVNSAGVVRSDIAEQLQIVGNLTGAATVEVAPKINGRLRQVELRLGDPVTRGQEVARVEDDELRQQVSQAEASFEVARATVRQREADLLLAETTRDRSQSLFSRALVSRQELDDAEARYQAANAQLDLARAQFDEAGARLEELRINLDNTVMVSPVDGFIGRRYLDPGAYVTSNTAVVSVVDISLVRLVANLVERDLRLVEEGVRARIEVDAFPSESFDGRVARIAPVLDPATRTAEIEIEVPNPDFRLKPGMYARVSLVVGNKSQALVVPREAVVVRTSARGVFRVDSGGGAPTAQFVSLVTGLEDELHVEVVEGLSEGDRVVTTGAAGLQHGDPILLADAGGPGGSPGRGGLPGPGGPRGRGGSPGVNSDSGVGPGSAAARRAPPGAVAEPGATHGNTAGRRAVAAGRPASRGSANEASGTGNAVRGSAVPGAGNAMAAPVAGRDAIGSAGSPASGAAAGRVPAPRNTVLEALGITPSGTAREPEPSPGAAAGQRRGDTAGRPGSSSAPQR; translated from the coding sequence ATGCCGGACCGCGTAAACCATCGCGCCGGTCGCGGCGTCTTCGACTCCAGGAATATGCCCAGACACCTTGCCGCCTTCCTGCTCGTGGCCGTGGGCGCTGCCAGCGTGCTCGTCTATCAGCGCGTCATGCCCGCCGGAGAGGCAGGCCCGGGACGGCCCGGCGGCGGCGCGCCCGGCGGGTTTCGTCCCGGGGGCGGCCGCGGCGCCTTCGGTGCCCGGCCCATGCGCGTGAATTCGGCCGGCGTCGTGCGGTCGGACATCGCCGAGCAGCTTCAGATCGTCGGCAACCTGACGGGTGCGGCCACCGTGGAGGTGGCCCCCAAGATAAACGGCCGCCTGCGGCAGGTCGAGCTGCGTCTCGGCGATCCGGTGACGCGCGGGCAGGAGGTGGCGCGGGTCGAGGACGACGAGCTCCGCCAGCAGGTGAGCCAGGCCGAAGCGTCGTTCGAGGTCGCCCGCGCGACCGTGCGGCAGCGCGAAGCCGACCTCCTGCTCGCCGAGACCACCCGGGATCGGTCGCAGAGCCTGTTCTCCCGCGCGCTGGTTTCGCGGCAGGAGCTCGATGACGCCGAGGCGCGGTATCAGGCCGCGAACGCCCAGCTCGATCTGGCGCGCGCGCAGTTCGACGAGGCGGGCGCCCGGCTGGAGGAGCTCCGCATCAATCTGGACAACACCGTCATGGTCTCGCCGGTCGACGGGTTCATCGGCCGGCGCTATCTCGATCCGGGCGCGTACGTGACGTCGAACACCGCGGTGGTGTCCGTGGTCGACATCAGCCTGGTACGCCTGGTGGCCAACCTGGTCGAGCGCGATCTGCGGTTGGTGGAGGAGGGCGTACGAGCCCGCATCGAGGTCGATGCGTTTCCGTCGGAGTCGTTCGATGGCCGCGTCGCACGAATAGCTCCCGTCCTGGATCCGGCGACTCGCACCGCGGAGATCGAGATCGAGGTCCCCAACCCGGATTTCCGATTGAAGCCGGGGATGTATGCCCGCGTAAGCCTGGTGGTCGGCAACAAGAGCCAGGCGCTGGTCGTTCCGCGCGAGGCGGTGGTGGTCCGCACCTCGGCGCGCGGCGTGTTCCGGGTCGACTCCGGGGGCGGGGCGCCGACGGCGCAGTTCGTCTCGCTCGTCACCGGACTGGAGGACGAGCTGCACGTCGAGGTGGTGGAGGGCCTGTCGGAAGGGGACCGGGTGGTGACCACCGGCGCGGCCGGCCTGCAGCACGGCGATCCGATTCTGCTGGCTGACGCGGGCGGACCGGGCGGCAGTCCTGGACGAGGCGGACTACCCGGGCCAGGTGGACCGCGTGGACGAGGCGGATCGCCCGGCGTGAACTCGGACAGCGGCGTGGGACCGGGCTCTGCTGCCGCCCGCCGAGCCCCGCCGGGCGCGGTTGCGGAACCGGGCGCCACTCACGGGAACACGGCCGGGCGCCGTGCCGTTGCTGCCGGTCGTCCCGCGTCGCGAGGCTCGGCGAACGAAGCGTCGGGCACCGGAAATGCGGTGCGGGGCAGCGCCGTTCCCGGCGCCGGCAATGCGATGGCCGCGCCGGTTGCCGGGCGCGACGCGATCGGCAGCGCCGGGTCGCCGGCGTCCGGCGCCGCCGCCGGCCGTGTACCGGCTCCCCGCAACACCGTGCTCGAAGCGCTGGGCATCACGCCGTCCGGCACCGCCCGTGAACCGGAGCCGTCGCCCGGCGCCGCCGCGGGGCAGAGGCGGGGCGACACCGCGGGTCGGCCGGGTTCCTCCTCGGCCCCGCAGCGCTGA